One Engystomops pustulosus chromosome 7, aEngPut4.maternal, whole genome shotgun sequence DNA window includes the following coding sequences:
- the HNRNPUL2 gene encoding heterogeneous nuclear ribonucleoprotein U-like protein 2 → MSGLDPRRMKVTELRAELQRRGLDCRGLKAELSDRLQEALDSEMLGGGEEERAPGSMEEETEEERALDLAEGEDDEDAAAATADEQLEEEEDEAAHNEREPGAQEEQQQEEEDDDDAPAEGAAEAPEEMDQAPPTGDAAAGNLNGAAQKEEAGDSEGKDNAEQAAGDEQQDKKDIQAKNAGAARQGVKRVREEEQRGRTYHEYKEEGYFSRSKSPVPPEEAAEDVEDSVVCLDKATCDLQLKMDKDQFGGRPLFAEKFPSLWAGSRATHGVTKGKAYFEVKVTENLPVKEGSSESPLLRVGWSVSRSAAQLGEDDLSFAYDGRGLKVTSANFESYGESFEVNDVIGCLANLDADPVELSFSKNGTDLGQAFVVDKSTLGEQALLPHILCKSCTFQVNFGQREEPWHPPPDGFSFVKDYQPEDLTRTPVSPKTSEECEVLLMIGLPGTGKTTWAKKHCEDNPEKRFQHLSTEALVPQLKTLGPDAPELDQKAKDNLVQLATKCLIRLVPVAARRKGNYIIDQCTVYGSAQCRKMHCFRGFQRKAVVLVLKDEEWKKRLESRKEQEEEIVPDYVLLEMKANFVMPTKSDFLEDVVYAELNQEEADALVAEAKKEARLKLPTNDKRRNRTQKRARTDRGQGGGNYQQQRNFNSRMYMQHSRPQPYHQQPPRQYWGAQRGGYQQNYYDRYSDQQNRYYGQQNYRPQSRGGQWQNYNDRSQYWDYYGYRGYR, encoded by the exons ATGAGCGGCCTGGACCCGCGGAGGATGAAAGTGACGGAGCTGCGAGCCGAGCTACAGCGGAGGGGCCTGGATTGTCGGGGACTGAAGGCAGAGCTCAGTGATCGGCTGCAGGAGGCGCTGGACTCCGAGATGCtagggggaggagaagaggagagagcgccgggcagcatggaggaggagaCCGAAGAAGAGCGGGCCCTGGACCTCGCTGAGGGGGAGGACGACGAAGACGCGGCCGCCGCCACCGCTGATGAGcagctggaagaggaggaggacgaggcgGCGCACAATGAGCGGGAGCCCGGCgcccaggaggagcagcagcaggaggaggaggacgacgacgATGCACCTGCAGAGGGGGCTGCTGAGGCGCCAGAGGAGATGGACCAGGCGCCACCTACTGGTGATGCTGCCGCAGGAAACCTGAATGGAGCCGCGCAGAAGGAGGAGGCCGGAGACTCGGAGGGGAAGGATAACGCCGAGCAGGCGGCAGGAG atgAGCAACAAGATAAAAAAGACATACAGGCGAAGAATGCTGGAGCGGCACGTCAGGGAGTCAAGAGGGTGCgggaagaagagcagcgggggCGCACCTATCATGAGTACAAGGAAGAAGGCTACTTCAGTCG GTCGAAATCACCGGTACCCCCCGAGGAGGCTGCTGAGGATGTGGAGGACAGCGTGGTGTGTCTGGATAAAG CTACCTGCGATCTGCAGCTCAAAATGGATAAAGATCAATTTGGCGGACGACCACTATTCGCAGAGAAGTTCCCCTCCCTGTGGGCAGGATCTCGGGCTACTCACGGCGTGACAAAGGGGAAGGCATATTTTGAAGTGAAG gtGACGGAGAATCTTCCAGTGAAGGAGGGCTCGTCTGAATCTCCTCTGCTCCGCGTGGGCTGGTCTGTGAGCCGATCTGCCGCTCAGCTTG GTGAAGATGACTTGTCCTTTGCTTATGACGGTCGTGGACTCAAGGTCACCAGTGCAAATTTTGAATCCTATGGGGAATCGTTTGAAGTAAATGATGTCATTGGATGTCTGGCT AACCTAGACGCTGACCCAGTGGAATTATCCTTCTCTAAAAACGGCACGGATTTGGGCCAGGCTtttgttgtagataaaagtaCTCTTGGGGAGCAAGCTCTTCTGCCCCACATCTTGTGCAAAAGCTGCACTTTCCAAGTCAACTTTGGACAAAGGGAAGAACCTTGGCATCCACCTCCAGATGGCTTCTCATTTGTGAAGGATTATCAGCCTGAGGATCTGACCAGGACACCTGTCTCACCTAAAACTTCAGAGGAGTGCGAG gttttactGATGATCGGTCTCCCAGGCACTGGCAAAACCACTTGGGCCAAAAAACATTGCGAAGACAACCCAGAAAAGCGATTCCAGCACCTTTCTACAGAAGCATTAGTCCCACAGTTAAAG ACATTGGGTCCAGATGCTCCAGAACTGGATCAAAAAGCTAAAGATAATCTTGTGCAGCTGGCAACAAAATGTCTCATCAGGCTGGTACCGGTGGCAGCGCGCAGGAAGGGCAACTACATTATTGATCAG TGCACGGTCTATGGCTCAGCTCAGTGCAGGAAGATGCACTGTTTCAGGGGCTTTCAACGTAAAGCGGTTGTGCTGGTTCTTAAAGATGAAGAATGGAAGAAAAGATTGGAGTCTCGCAAGGAGCAAGAAGAAGAGATTGTCCCTGACTATGTGCTCCTGGAAATGAAAG CAAACTTTGTGATGCCTACAAAGAGCGACTTTCTAGAGGATGTTGTCTATGCCGAGCTTAACCAGGAAGAAGCTGATGCGTTGGTAGCAGAGGCTAAGAAGGAAGCGCGCCTGAAACTTCCTACCAATGATAAGAGGAGAAATCGTACACAGAAGCGGGCTCGCACAGACAGAGGACAAGGCGGAG gaAACTACCAGCAACAAAGGAACTTCAACAGTCGTATGTACATGCAACACTCCAGGCCGCAACCCTATCATCAGCAGCCACCACGTCAGTACTGGGGAGCCCAGAGAGGG GGATACCAGCAGAACTACTACGATCGCTATTCTGACCAGCAAAATAGATACTATGGACAACAGAACTACAGACCACAGAGCAGGGGAGGG CAGTGGCAAAACTACAATGACAGATCACAATACTGGGATTACTACGGCTACCGTGGATATCGATGA
- the TTC9C gene encoding tetratricopeptide repeat protein 9C isoform X1: MAEQDGTVEERLLQANLFKSQGNACYSEHRIREAVSLYHRALLQLRSLDPSLLTPLPGLGPTTAELTPQQMETLKNLQADCYNNLAACLLQNQPPKYERVYECSLQALKIQPHNVKALYRAGVSSYHLKDYSTAHSYLTKAASQQPKDANIRRYLQLADSAISESRAKEKQRYQGMFD, translated from the exons ATGGCTGAGCAG GATGGAACAGTGGAAGAGCGCCTCTTGCAGGCCAATTTATTCAAGTCACAGGGTAACGCCTGTTACTCTGAGCACCGCATACGAGAGGCTGTGAGTCTGTATCACCGAGCCCTCCTCCAGCTTCGTAGTCTGGACCCTTCGTTACTGACCCCCCTTCCTGGACTGGGCCCGACTACAGCTGAGCTCACGCCTCAGCAGATGGAAACACTCAAAAATCTTCAAGCAGATTGTTATAACAACTTAGCAG CGTGTCTGCTCCAGAATCAGCCCCCGAAATATGAACGTGTTTATGAATGCAGTCTGCAGGCTCTAAAGATCCAGCCTCATAATGTAAAGGCTCTATACCGGGCAGGGGTCTCCAGCTACCACTTGAAAGACTATAGCACAGCCCACAGTTACTTAACCAAAGCTGCTTCCCAACAACCCAAAG ATGCCAACATCAGACGTTATTTACAGCTGGCAGACTCCGCCATCAGCGAATCGCGGGCTAAGGAGAAACAGCGATACCAGGGCATGTTTGACTAG
- the TTC9C gene encoding tetratricopeptide repeat protein 9C isoform X2, with protein sequence MDGTVEERLLQANLFKSQGNACYSEHRIREAVSLYHRALLQLRSLDPSLLTPLPGLGPTTAELTPQQMETLKNLQADCYNNLAACLLQNQPPKYERVYECSLQALKIQPHNVKALYRAGVSSYHLKDYSTAHSYLTKAASQQPKDANIRRYLQLADSAISESRAKEKQRYQGMFD encoded by the exons ATG GATGGAACAGTGGAAGAGCGCCTCTTGCAGGCCAATTTATTCAAGTCACAGGGTAACGCCTGTTACTCTGAGCACCGCATACGAGAGGCTGTGAGTCTGTATCACCGAGCCCTCCTCCAGCTTCGTAGTCTGGACCCTTCGTTACTGACCCCCCTTCCTGGACTGGGCCCGACTACAGCTGAGCTCACGCCTCAGCAGATGGAAACACTCAAAAATCTTCAAGCAGATTGTTATAACAACTTAGCAG CGTGTCTGCTCCAGAATCAGCCCCCGAAATATGAACGTGTTTATGAATGCAGTCTGCAGGCTCTAAAGATCCAGCCTCATAATGTAAAGGCTCTATACCGGGCAGGGGTCTCCAGCTACCACTTGAAAGACTATAGCACAGCCCACAGTTACTTAACCAAAGCTGCTTCCCAACAACCCAAAG ATGCCAACATCAGACGTTATTTACAGCTGGCAGACTCCGCCATCAGCGAATCGCGGGCTAAGGAGAAACAGCGATACCAGGGCATGTTTGACTAG